In a genomic window of Onychostoma macrolepis isolate SWU-2019 chromosome 08, ASM1243209v1, whole genome shotgun sequence:
- the si:ch211-180f4.1 gene encoding leucine-rich repeat neuronal protein 1, translated as MERTAISTSLLAVCFVLAVCRCSLAAPFCPAQCVCETRPWYTPQSVYHQAKTVDCNELHLSKIPWNISVDTQVLLLQSNNISRVTSELQSLVNLTELDLSQNHFTQILDVGLSNLSQLVTLYLEENQIKELPDMCLKDLVNLEELYINHNKISSIGPNAFSGLGNLLRLHLNSNKLVAIDSHWFESLPNLEILMIGENPILGLQDMNFHPLSKLHSLVLAGMGLREIPEGAFQGLDYIESLSFFDNKLTAVPKKALRVLPSLKFLDLNKNPIVRIQEGDFRDFPHLEELSLNNMEELVAVERGAFSNLPQMAKLELYNNPHLFFIDRAAFLKMRGLRTLLIHSNDLMLLPHEIFSAFPSLDEISLHGNPLRCDCLANWWPILGNQSSLKVLEPQITLCASPPHLVGQPLQEVVSASWNGASNTCLPLISQQAFPPLLNVTLGQLLTLNCWAVADPAPQFYWVTPTGDKVTSEAVSPSSNEGGGIPKKHRMQEQGALEIPHVEPEDAGLYTCVAWNAEGADTRSVSVYVDRRNWHGGRPIGGHQGVLNTTGSLVILAKIVHAQSVVLEWKVHPSAASSNHEVSQPKWLSATVKIDNPQISYTAMVPVDVQEYNLTHLLPSTEYQVCLTMAGTEQTQHSCINVTTKEASFAVEMVAQPTNVALAAVMGSMFAICIMALLVFYMGRRMKQKSCHHSLKKYMQHTTSIPLNELYPPLINLWENETEKEKEGTADPQNSQIDTSKTYMW; from the coding sequence ATGGAGAGAACTGCCATTTCCACTTCACTGCTCGCAGTCTGTTTCGTTTTGGCTGTGTGTCGCTGTTCCCTTGCAGCTCCCTTCTGCCCTGCCCAGTGTGTCTGCGAGACCCGCCCATGGTACACGCCTCAGTCAGTCTACCACCAAGCCAAGACTGTTGACTGCAACGAGCTCCATTTGAGCAAAATACCATGGAATATTTCAGTCGATACTCAGGTGCTGCTTCTTCAGAGCAACAATATCTCCAGGGTAACCTCAGAACTCCAGAGCTTGGTAAACCTCACGGAACTGGATCTCTCCCAGAACCACTTCACACAAATCCTAGACGTTGGCTTGAGTAACCTAAGCCAACTGGTTACACTTTACCTTGAGGAAAACCAAATTAAAGAGCTGCCTGATATGTGTCTAAAGGACCTCGTCAACTTAGAGGAGCTTTATATTAATCATAATAAGATATCTTCTATTGGTCCTAATGCGTTTTCAGGCTTGGGGAACCTGTTGAGGCTTCACCTTAACTCCAATAAGCTTGTGGCGATAGACAGCCACTGGTTTGAATCCCTACCCAACCTTGAGATCCTAATGATAGGGGAAAATCCCATTCTTGGACTGCAAGATATGAACTTCCACCCCCTCTCTAAATTGCACAGCTTGGTTCTCGCGGGAATGGGGCTCAGGGAAATACCCGAGGGTGCTTTCCAGGGATTGGACTATATCGAGAGTCTCTCATTCTTCGATAACAAGCTCACGGCCGTGCCAAAGAAAGCCCTGCGCGTTCTGCCGAGCCTCAAGTTTCTCGACCTTAACAAGAACCCCATTGTCCGTATACAGGAAGGTGACTTCCGAGACTTTCCCCACTTAGAGGAGCTCAGTCTGAACAACATGGAGGAGCTTGTGGCGGTTGAGAGGGGTGCGTTCTCTAACTTACCACAAATGGCCAAATTGGAGCTCTACAACAACCCTCACCTGTTTTTCATAGACCGAGCCGCTTTCCTGAAAATGCGTGGCTTGCGCACCTTACTGATCCACAGTAACGACCTCATGCTTTTGCCCCATGAGATTTTTTCCGCTTTCCCCAGTCTGGATGAAATCAGTCTTCATGGCAACCCACTCAGGTGCGATTGTCTCGCCAACTGGTGGCCCATCCTGGGCAACCAATCAAGCCTCAAAGTTCTGGAGCCCCAAATAACTCTTTGTGCCTCCCCGCCACATCTTGTTGGCCAACCCCTTCAAGAAGTGGTGTCTGCAAGTTGGAATGGGGCAAGCAATACATGCCTGCCTCTAATTTCTCAGCAAGCCTTCCCTCCGCTGCTCAACGTCACCTTAGGACAGCTTCTAACACTCAACTGCTGGGCCGTGGCAGATCCAGCACCTCAGTTTTACTGGGTGACACCCACCGGAGACAAAGTCACTTCTGAAGCTGTTTCACCGTCCTCGAATGAGGGAGGAGGAATACCAAAGAAGCATCGGATGCAAGAACAAGGTGCTCTAGAGATCCCACATGTTGAGCCCGAGGATGCTGGTCTCTACACATGTGTTGCTTGGAATGCAGAGGGAGCCGACACCCGGAGCGTCTCTGTGTACGTGGATAGGCGCAACTGGCATGGTGGGCGCCCTATTGGAGGTCATCAAGGAGTGCTGAACACTACGGGATCCTTGGTAATCCTGGCAAAAATTGTCCATGCCCAGTCTGTGGTGCTCGAATGGAAGGTGCATCCATCCGCCGCCTCTTCAAACCATGAGGTGTCACAACCCAAGTGGCTCAGCGCTACGGTAAAAATCGACAACCCGCAGATCAGCTACACGGCGATGGTCCCTGTAGATGTCCAAGAGTACAACCTCACACACCTCCTGCCTTCCACGGAGTACCAAGTTTGCTTAACCATGGCTGGTACCGAGCAGACCCAGCACTCTTGCATCAACGTGACCACCAAAGAAGCCAGCTTTGCTGTTGAGATGGTTGCCCAACCAACCAACGTAGCCCTGGCGGCGGTCATGGGCTCAATGTTCGCCATCTGCATAATGGCTCTGTTGGTGTTCTACATGGGACGCCGCATGAAGCAGAAATCTTGTCACCACTCTCTCAAGAAATACATGCAGCACACCACTTCCATTCCTCTGAACGAACTCTACCCACCACTTATTAACCTCTGGGAGAATGAGacggaaaaagaaaaagagggcACCGCTGACCCTCAGAACTCACAAATAGACACTTCAAAAACGTACATGTGGTAG